A region from the Actinoplanes sp. OR16 genome encodes:
- a CDS encoding heme oxygenase (biliverdin-producing) → MTGFAARIRRATMVEHREAETRTFISRLMAGTIPVAGFASLTAQYLVIYRELEAAAEAMRNDPVAGPFADPALNRVPSLESDLAALYGPGWESEIVPAEATKRYAERLRETCRTSPAHFVAHHYVRYLGDLSGGQLIGRTLSEKYGLAPASTSFYRFDAIPDAKAYKTAYRQRLDNLDLPEPDLETVLAEARRAFAHNGAIFTELGTTWPEDIPAAA, encoded by the coding sequence ATGACCGGTTTCGCAGCCCGTATCCGCCGCGCCACCATGGTCGAGCACCGTGAGGCCGAGACCAGGACCTTCATCTCCCGTCTGATGGCGGGCACCATCCCGGTGGCGGGCTTCGCGTCGCTGACCGCCCAGTACCTGGTGATCTACCGGGAACTGGAGGCGGCCGCCGAGGCGATGCGCAACGACCCGGTCGCGGGCCCCTTCGCTGACCCGGCCCTGAACCGGGTGCCCTCTCTGGAGTCCGATCTGGCAGCGCTCTACGGTCCCGGCTGGGAGTCCGAGATCGTCCCGGCCGAGGCCACCAAGCGGTACGCCGAACGTCTCCGCGAGACGTGCCGCACCTCCCCGGCGCACTTCGTGGCCCACCACTACGTGCGCTACCTCGGCGACCTGAGCGGCGGCCAGCTGATCGGCCGCACGCTGTCCGAGAAGTACGGCCTGGCCCCGGCGTCGACGAGCTTCTACCGCTTCGACGCCATCCCGGACGCGAAGGCCTACAAGACCGCATACCGCCAGCGCCTGGACAACCTGGACCTCCCCGAGCCCGACCTGGAGACGGTCCTGGCCGAGGCCCGGCGAGCCTTCGCCCACAACGGCGCCATCTTCACCGAGCTGGGTACCACCTGGCCCGAAGACATCCCCGCAGCCGCCTGA